One region of Dokdonia sp. 4H-3-7-5 genomic DNA includes:
- a CDS encoding acyl-CoA dehydrogenase encodes MDFSLTEEHIMIRDAARDFARTELLPGVIERDNIQQFPDELVKKMGDLGFMGIMTDPKYGGAGMDATSYVLVMEELSKIDASASVIVSVNNSLVCYGLEAYGSEEQKQKYLTKLATGEMVGAFCLSEPEAGSDATSQATTAIDKGDHYVINGTKNWITNGGRSDVYLVIAQTDREKGHRGINAFIVEKGMEGFEVGPKEDKLGIRGSDTHTLQFNDVKVPKENRIGEDGFGFKFAMKTLSGGRIGIAAQALGIASGAYELALKYSKERKAFGTEICNHQAIAFKLADMYVEIEAARHLVMKAAWDKDQGNNYDMSSAMAKLYASKVAMEQSVEAVQIHGGNGFVKEYHVERLMRDAKITQIYEGTSEIQKIVISRGVIKG; translated from the coding sequence ATGGATTTTAGCTTAACAGAAGAACACATAATGATACGCGATGCGGCTCGCGATTTTGCCCGTACAGAATTACTTCCTGGCGTTATTGAACGTGATAACATCCAGCAGTTTCCTGATGAACTTGTTAAAAAAATGGGTGACTTAGGTTTTATGGGTATTATGACAGATCCTAAATATGGTGGAGCTGGTATGGATGCTACTTCGTACGTACTTGTTATGGAGGAATTATCTAAAATTGACGCCTCTGCCTCTGTTATAGTTTCTGTAAACAACTCTTTAGTTTGTTACGGTCTTGAAGCTTACGGAAGTGAAGAGCAAAAACAAAAATACTTAACTAAACTTGCTACTGGTGAGATGGTGGGTGCTTTTTGCCTTTCTGAGCCAGAAGCTGGATCTGATGCAACATCACAAGCAACTACAGCAATAGATAAAGGAGATCACTACGTGATTAACGGAACAAAAAACTGGATTACAAATGGCGGTCGTTCTGATGTATATTTAGTTATTGCACAAACCGACAGAGAAAAAGGTCACCGAGGAATCAATGCTTTTATCGTAGAGAAAGGCATGGAAGGTTTTGAGGTAGGACCTAAAGAAGATAAATTAGGAATACGCGGTAGTGATACACACACACTACAGTTTAACGACGTGAAAGTTCCTAAAGAAAATAGAATAGGAGAAGATGGTTTTGGATTCAAGTTTGCGATGAAAACTCTTTCTGGTGGACGTATCGGTATTGCTGCACAAGCATTAGGTATTGCATCTGGAGCATATGAGCTTGCTCTTAAATACTCTAAGGAACGTAAAGCCTTTGGTACAGAAATCTGCAATCACCAAGCAATCGCTTTTAAACTAGCAGATATGTATGTGGAGATTGAAGCTGCACGTCATCTAGTAATGAAAGCAGCATGGGATAAAGACCAAGGAAATAACTACGATATGTCGAGTGCAATGGCTAAGCTTTATGCTTCAAAAGTTGCAATGGAACAATCTGTAGAAGCTGTGCAAATACACGGTGGTAACGGATTTGTAAAAGAATACCACGTAGAGCGTCTTATGCGTGATGCTAAAATCACTCAGATTTACGAAGGAACTAGTGAGATCCAGAAAATCGTAATCTCAAGAGGTGTAATTAAAGGATAA
- a CDS encoding DNA/RNA non-specific endonuclease → MKRKYTYPLLVLLFTLGWYIFENYAHQAIDAPVVEEGKQPKSTTNTYFLPTSTTGQIVHHNYYSLSYSEKDEQAEWVAYELKKEHIVNADFKRPYFEVDPKVGTKSAHWRNYKKSGYDRGHLCPAGDREFSKAAYDETFLTSNISPQRHDFNAGIWNELEQQVRYWAKKYDGVYVVTGGVLKDKMGAIGTEGVTVPESFYKIIYDQSGGDVKMIAFLMNHSASKKSLKTFVTSVDQIEKLTGIDFFPELEDGVEDRLEAITSTSGWKLR, encoded by the coding sequence ATGAAAAGAAAATACACCTATCCGTTACTAGTGCTATTATTTACATTGGGGTGGTACATATTTGAAAATTATGCTCATCAAGCTATTGATGCACCAGTTGTAGAGGAAGGAAAGCAGCCTAAATCTACTACTAACACTTACTTTTTGCCTACGTCAACTACGGGTCAGATTGTACATCATAATTATTACTCGCTTAGTTATAGTGAGAAAGATGAACAAGCAGAGTGGGTTGCGTACGAGCTTAAAAAAGAGCACATCGTTAATGCCGATTTTAAACGCCCTTACTTTGAAGTAGATCCTAAAGTTGGAACAAAGTCTGCTCACTGGCGTAACTACAAGAAATCTGGCTATGACAGAGGGCATCTGTGTCCGGCTGGAGATAGAGAGTTTAGCAAGGCGGCTTATGACGAGACGTTCTTGACAAGTAATATTAGTCCGCAGCGGCATGATTTTAATGCTGGTATTTGGAACGAACTAGAACAACAGGTACGCTATTGGGCAAAAAAGTATGATGGTGTATATGTGGTAACAGGAGGTGTTCTCAAAGATAAAATGGGAGCAATAGGTACAGAAGGAGTAACTGTCCCAGAATCATTTTATAAAATTATCTATGACCAATCAGGAGGTGATGTAAAAATGATTGCTTTTTTAATGAATCACTCGGCATCAAAGAAGTCATTAAAAACATTTGTAACCTCTGTAGATCAGATTGAGAAACTTACGGGTATTGATTTCTTTCCTGAGCTAGAGGATGGAGTAGAAGATAGGCTTGAAGCGATTACAAGCACTAGTGGCTGGAAGCTTAGATAG